A window of the Bufo gargarizans isolate SCDJY-AF-19 chromosome 1, ASM1485885v1, whole genome shotgun sequence genome harbors these coding sequences:
- the LOC122928237 gene encoding olfactory receptor 6M1-like has translation MYFFLINLSCIDLLLTSTITPKFLSLLVNGSRIISYVGCLVQCYCFFFLGTTQIIILAVMSFDRYMAICHPLHYMSVLSPTLCLYLALGAWACAFLDTIAPTVLVVRLTFCGSHQINHFFCDVDQLLKLACTNTQYLNLLDFMVSAVIVFGSLILIIVSYLNIILVILKIPSSGGRLKSFSSCSSHLLVVFIFYVGTMFMSLRSIKGSFVDFNKLSIILNTIITPLFNPFIYTLRNDQVKCALKSLWNYGDRYIGNFPKKIIL, from the coding sequence ATGTATTTTTTCCTCATTAATTTATCTTGCATAGATCTATTGCTAACCAGCACAATCACACCAAAGTTCCTGTCTCTTCTGGTGAACGGAAGTAGAATAATCAGTTATGTGGGCTGTCTGGTACAATGCTACTGCTTCTTCTTCTTGGGAACTACTCAAATAATAATTTTAGCAGTCATGTCTTTTGACAGGTATATGGCTATATGCCATCCTTTACATTACATGTCCGTGTTAAGTCCCACACTCTGTCTATATCTAGCTTTGGGTGCTTGGGCATGTGCTTTTCTGGACACCATAGCCCCAACTGTACTAGTAGTTCGTCTTACCTTCTGTGGCTCCCACCAAATTAACCATTTTTTTTGCGATGTAGATCAACTTTTAAAACTGGCCTGCACAAATACCCAATATCTAAATCTTTTAGATTTCATGGTTTCTGCAGTAATTGTGTTTGGATCACTTATACTGATTATCGTTTCATATTTAAATATCATACTTGTAATATTAAAGATACCCTCATCGGGAGGGCGTTTGAAATCTTTCTCATCATGTTCCTCTCACCTTTTAGTTGTGTTTATTTTCTATGTTGGCACCATGTTTATGAGCTTAAGATCTATTAAAGGTTCATTTGTAGATTTTAACAAGTTGTCTATTATCCTGAACACAATAATCACACCTCTCTTCAATCCATTCATCTACACTTTAAGAAATGACCAAGTAAAATGTGCCCTGAAGAGCTTGTGGAACTATGGAGACAGATATATTGGGAACTTTCCAAAGAAAATAATTTTATGA